The proteins below are encoded in one region of Prevotella melaninogenica ATCC 25845:
- a CDS encoding EpsG family protein translates to MWLYLLIFFIPVFFFLSTNPGRNQHSSFLFLFLLGLSLFVGFSDMFGGYDRYIYGEVFDNIADITTIKGDYSDSFLYNFYSSEIGYTLLNVIISFFTENRYIFILIVTLIIYTLLFISIKKYTVNYPLATILFLGLWFFFTFTYLRQVLGATIVWLGVQYVIERKFWKFMVIVLIGFSMHNSAIIFFPLYFVPRRKFSPKIIVWIMLFLLILGMSSLPNSLFEVYESSSVVERHGEYNASGGLRVAYILEAFFFLYLILKNYRYIPTDKSHVVLLNMALIFCGILLLFVRSENGGRLSWYYMMGIISTLTFINKYRYNTLSLGSFLILGVCLFLYLRIYTNWQAYNLLSPYKTFLTDGYRDNDIIRKTYEYNYNYDEDKFCRKAFRFTPNF, encoded by the coding sequence ATGTGGTTGTATCTTCTAATTTTCTTTATACCAGTTTTTTTCTTCCTATCTACTAACCCAGGAAGGAATCAACATAGTTCATTTTTGTTCCTGTTTCTTTTAGGCTTATCTCTTTTCGTGGGCTTTTCAGATATGTTTGGCGGTTATGACAGATATATTTATGGAGAAGTTTTTGATAATATTGCTGATATAACAACGATAAAAGGTGATTACTCTGATTCATTTCTTTATAATTTCTATAGTAGTGAAATAGGATATACTTTATTAAATGTGATAATCTCTTTTTTTACAGAGAATCGCTATATTTTTATCTTAATTGTTACCTTGATTATTTATACTTTGTTGTTTATTTCGATAAAGAAATATACTGTAAATTATCCTTTGGCGACAATTTTATTTTTGGGATTATGGTTTTTTTTTACGTTTACATATTTAAGACAAGTACTTGGTGCAACTATCGTTTGGTTAGGAGTTCAGTATGTTATTGAACGTAAATTTTGGAAGTTTATGGTGATAGTCCTTATAGGTTTCTCTATGCACAATTCTGCGATTATTTTCTTTCCTCTATATTTTGTACCACGAAGGAAATTTTCACCAAAAATAATTGTGTGGATTATGTTATTTTTACTTATTTTAGGAATGTCATCTTTACCTAATTCACTTTTTGAAGTATATGAAAGCAGTTCTGTTGTTGAGCGGCATGGAGAGTATAATGCAAGTGGAGGCTTAAGAGTTGCATATATTTTAGAAGCATTTTTCTTTTTATACCTTATACTTAAGAACTATAGGTATATTCCTACTGATAAGTCTCATGTAGTCTTGTTGAATATGGCACTTATCTTCTGTGGTATATTATTACTTTTTGTTCGCTCTGAGAATGGTGGTCGTTTGAGTTGGTATTATATGATGGGAATTATTTCTACATTAACATTTATAAATAAATATAGATATAATACTCTATCTTTGGGTTCTTTTCTAATATTAGGGGTTTGTCTATTCCTATATTTGAGAATATATACGAACTGGCAGGCATATAATTTGTTGTCTCCTTATAAAACTTTTCTAACGGACGGATATCGTGATAATGATATAATTCGTAAAACATATGAGTATAACTACAATTATGATGAGGATAAGTTTTGCCGAAAGGCTTTTCGATTTACTCCTAATTTTTAA
- a CDS encoding glycosyl transferase, which yields MRLTLISLSTPTFNNCRAASALPYHLISSVKKSFSASINVYSYNINELDIAQIEEVEKELNITIHLLDKPKWLKMMMKLHLVFLRVFLKYPLYSYCSLPPKNIDSIKSTHSDVIWIYGEELANHSKYFEGSKCIVTMPDCESLYYYRMLRQPWATMSLLQIMKYSFAYWQYKSLERRFCEKDVIYHFVGKEDADFFKSMNGQANSLFMRHPLYAYNSKKTIKFHQPKIKLIFTGRYDFYCQHGSDDFLSKLEKNCNGLSSYFEITFLGKGWEMWSEKLHKVGFQSQHISFAPDYIAELQNHDIQVNAIDVGTGTKGKVLDGIANGLLIIGTPYALENISVKNGDSCVMVSNGIEFIQSLYVIKANVSLYESIAKKGQEKVLLEHNTMAIARNLFGNYK from the coding sequence ATGAGATTGACTTTAATATCCTTATCTACTCCTACATTTAATAATTGTCGTGCAGCGAGTGCTTTACCTTATCATTTGATATCTTCAGTAAAGAAGTCTTTTTCAGCTTCGATCAATGTATATAGCTATAATATTAATGAATTAGATATAGCCCAGATAGAGGAAGTAGAAAAAGAACTGAATATAACAATTCATCTGTTAGATAAGCCCAAGTGGTTAAAAATGATGATGAAGTTACATTTAGTATTTCTTCGAGTTTTCTTGAAATATCCGTTGTATAGTTATTGTAGTTTACCCCCCAAAAATATTGATTCTATTAAAAGTACACACTCTGATGTTATTTGGATTTATGGTGAAGAGTTAGCTAATCATTCTAAATATTTTGAAGGTTCAAAATGTATAGTAACTATGCCTGATTGTGAATCTCTTTATTATTATAGGATGCTTCGGCAGCCTTGGGCAACTATGAGTCTATTGCAAATAATGAAATATTCATTTGCATATTGGCAGTACAAGAGTTTAGAGAGGCGTTTCTGTGAGAAAGATGTAATATATCATTTTGTTGGTAAGGAAGATGCGGATTTTTTTAAATCTATGAACGGTCAAGCTAATTCTTTATTTATGCGCCATCCTTTATATGCCTATAATAGCAAAAAGACTATAAAGTTTCATCAACCAAAGATAAAATTAATATTTACAGGTAGATACGATTTTTATTGTCAGCATGGAAGTGACGATTTTCTGTCAAAACTTGAGAAAAATTGTAATGGTTTATCTTCTTATTTCGAAATAACTTTTTTAGGAAAAGGATGGGAGATGTGGAGTGAAAAACTTCATAAAGTGGGATTTCAGTCTCAGCACATTTCTTTTGCACCAGATTATATAGCAGAATTACAAAATCACGATATACAAGTTAATGCTATAGATGTAGGTACTGGTACGAAAGGTAAGGTGTTAGATGGGATAGCAAATGGTTTGTTAATCATTGGTACACCATACGCATTAGAGAATATATCTGTAAAGAACGGAGATTCGTGTGTTATGGTTTCTAATGGTATTGAATTCATTCAATCTCTTTATGTTATAAAAGCAAATGTATCTCTTTATGAGAGTATTGCTAAAAAAGGGCAAGAGAAAGTCCTGTTAGAGCATAATACAATGGCTATAGCAAGAAATCTTTTTGGGAATTATAAATAA
- a CDS encoding glycosyltransferase family 2 protein: MNPQISVIVPVYNGERYLHECIDSILNQSFTDFELILVDDGSIDGSGQICDDYAKKDYRVRVIHKQNEGINATRRRGVCEAKGIWINFCDNDDSLPQDALENLYRLTEDTDIVIGFPDTPNYRRELSLDDCRRNMITAKLLPPTPWAKLYRRSLLTDDIFDFPREIDGEEDMIMNIRLMFKITRAPHICFKKVYNFRRNTASVSHTKKASLEHEEIFDKIRAMSIPSDVISCYMSEILWSRLNGLVGIAFNNPESIVEWEHPYLVQLKRDIKRYQYKLNLQQWLMVYIRTKKILKLCAFMIMVKNFIRYRLGLNN, translated from the coding sequence ATGAATCCACAAATATCTGTTATTGTTCCTGTGTACAATGGAGAGCGTTATCTCCATGAATGCATAGATAGTATTCTTAATCAAAGTTTTACAGACTTTGAGTTAATATTAGTTGATGATGGTAGCATTGATGGCTCTGGTCAGATATGCGATGATTATGCAAAGAAAGATTATCGAGTACGGGTTATACATAAACAAAATGAAGGTATAAACGCAACTCGAAGGCGTGGAGTGTGTGAAGCGAAAGGAATATGGATTAATTTCTGTGATAATGATGATTCTTTACCTCAGGATGCATTAGAGAATTTATATCGTCTTACAGAGGACACAGACATCGTAATTGGTTTTCCAGATACTCCTAATTATCGTAGAGAATTGTCACTTGATGATTGTCGTCGTAATATGATTACAGCAAAGCTCCTCCCTCCGACACCTTGGGCGAAACTATATCGTCGGTCATTATTGACAGATGATATTTTTGATTTTCCTCGGGAAATAGACGGAGAAGAAGATATGATAATGAATATTCGTTTAATGTTCAAGATTACCCGTGCACCACATATCTGTTTTAAGAAGGTGTATAATTTCCGACGTAATACAGCTAGTGTCTCTCACACGAAAAAGGCTTCCTTAGAACATGAGGAGATTTTTGATAAGATAAGGGCTATGTCTATTCCTTCTGATGTAATCTCTTGTTATATGTCAGAGATTTTGTGGAGTAGATTGAATGGCCTTGTTGGTATTGCATTTAATAATCCAGAGTCTATTGTTGAATGGGAACATCCTTATCTTGTCCAGCTTAAGAGAGATATAAAAAGGTATCAATATAAGCTAAATCTTCAACAATGGCTAATGGTATATATTCGCACAAAAAAAATATTAAAGCTTTGTGCTTTCATGATTATGGTAAAGAATTTCATTAGATATCGTTTAGGGCTTAATAACTAA
- a CDS encoding serine O-acetyltransferase, translating into MHISIHRQTQIGYGLRIVHNGPIVINVSAIIGDNVDIYQITTIGSMFLKAAQIGNNVYIGTSVCIVEDVNIGDGVTIGAGAVIVKDVEAGTTVAGNPAKVISHKEPVRLVWRRWNREWNKYNKE; encoded by the coding sequence ATGCATATTTCTATACATCGCCAAACACAAATTGGTTATGGACTGAGAATAGTTCATAATGGACCTATAGTTATAAATGTTTCTGCAATCATAGGTGATAATGTCGATATTTATCAAATTACCACTATTGGTAGTATGTTTTTAAAAGCTGCTCAAATTGGTAATAATGTTTATATAGGCACATCTGTTTGTATAGTTGAGGATGTAAATATAGGAGATGGAGTAACAATTGGTGCAGGGGCTGTAATTGTAAAAGATGTTGAAGCTGGAACAACTGTTGCAGGGAATCCCGCAAAAGTAATCTCGCATAAGGAACCGGTACGCCTCGTTTGGAGAAGATGGAATCGTGAATGGAATAAATATAATAAAGAATGA
- a CDS encoding glycosyltransferase, whose translation MDDYKYKLSIIIPMYNAEKYIGICLDSILGSNLLKEEYEIVLVNDGSQDKSPEIAQNYAAKYSNVTYLTQENQGQSTARNYGIKTCKGEYVWCVDADDAVEKDIIGILYLLKENPSIDILGVQLKDVDEEYKFICYSCIQPSLPHNKIILGRDAILLGYKPSSVCALITSKKFIIDNKLFFVVGITHQDVELSYRLVSHASKVLFSDIAPYIYIQHPLSVRHTPNPEKRLKYLKDDIVILDSFKTLSEEYNGKDNELADYIAEHRKNVLLGNILAIYRGKKGLKKLGIYSAILEEYRKCNYYPIQFTYTSLKKRILSMLLNNRFMMR comes from the coding sequence ATGGACGACTATAAATATAAACTTAGCATAATAATCCCAATGTATAACGCAGAGAAGTACATTGGGATTTGCTTAGACTCTATTCTTGGCTCCAATTTATTAAAAGAGGAGTATGAAATAGTTCTTGTTAATGATGGATCACAGGATAAGTCTCCAGAGATTGCTCAGAACTATGCAGCAAAGTATTCCAATGTAACATACTTAACTCAAGAAAATCAAGGACAGAGTACAGCGAGAAATTATGGAATAAAAACTTGCAAAGGTGAATATGTTTGGTGTGTAGATGCTGATGATGCTGTTGAAAAAGATATTATTGGAATATTATACTTGTTGAAAGAAAACCCTAGTATAGATATACTTGGCGTACAACTAAAAGATGTAGATGAGGAATACAAATTTATATGTTATAGTTGTATTCAACCATCTCTTCCGCATAATAAAATTATATTGGGTAGAGATGCTATCTTATTAGGGTATAAACCTTCTTCCGTGTGTGCTCTTATTACAAGTAAGAAGTTTATAATTGATAATAAACTTTTCTTCGTAGTAGGTATAACACATCAAGATGTAGAGTTATCATACAGATTGGTTTCTCATGCTTCAAAAGTTTTGTTTTCTGATATAGCGCCATATATTTATATTCAACATCCTTTATCTGTACGACATACTCCCAATCCTGAGAAAAGGTTGAAGTATTTAAAAGATGATATTGTTATTTTAGACTCTTTCAAAACTTTGTCGGAAGAATATAACGGTAAAGATAACGAATTGGCTGATTACATTGCTGAGCATCGGAAAAATGTTTTACTTGGGAATATCCTAGCAATTTATAGAGGAAAAAAAGGATTAAAGAAACTCGGTATTTATAGTGCAATTCTTGAGGAGTATCGTAAATGTAATTATTATCCAATACAATTTACTTATACGTCGTTAAAAAAACGTATTTTATCAATGCTGCTTAATAATCGTTTCATGATGAGATAG
- a CDS encoding nucleotide sugar dehydrogenase, with protein MKVENIKIAVIGLGYVGLPLARLFSTKFKTVGFDMNQGRVDALMAGHDATLEVSDELLQSAIKNGFLCTTNLEDIRDCNFYVVAVPTPVDVNNRPDLKPLWGASETVGKVISKGDIVVYESTVYPGVTEEECLPVVEKVSGLTFNKDFFAGYSPERINPGDKEHTVEKIKKVTSGSTPEIADLVDNVYNAVLINGTHKAPSIKVAEASKIIENSQRDVNIAFMNELAKIFNAMGIDTRDVIDAAASKWNFIKLNPGLVGGHCISVDPYYLIQKAQVYGVLPRIMSAARRLNDGMGDYVANQTIKMMNKKGALVKDSNILILGITFKENCPDVRNTKVVDIYSTLSEYTSNITVLDPWANVERVKKEYGIDAVASLPKDKKYDAIILAVSHKQFADTDWREKLNENGVIYDVKGFLNRDIVDGRL; from the coding sequence ATGAAAGTGGAAAATATTAAAATTGCCGTTATTGGCTTAGGTTATGTTGGCTTGCCTTTGGCAAGATTATTCTCAACAAAGTTTAAGACCGTTGGTTTTGATATGAATCAGGGTCGTGTTGATGCGTTAATGGCTGGTCATGATGCTACATTAGAAGTATCAGATGAGTTATTACAGTCTGCTATAAAAAATGGTTTTCTTTGTACAACTAATCTGGAAGACATTAGAGACTGTAATTTCTATGTAGTTGCTGTACCAACACCTGTAGATGTAAACAATCGTCCTGACTTGAAGCCTCTTTGGGGTGCAAGTGAGACGGTTGGTAAAGTTATTTCTAAGGGAGACATTGTTGTTTACGAGTCAACAGTTTATCCAGGCGTAACGGAAGAAGAATGTTTACCTGTAGTAGAGAAGGTTTCTGGCTTAACATTTAATAAAGACTTCTTTGCAGGTTATTCTCCTGAGCGTATAAACCCAGGCGATAAGGAGCATACTGTAGAGAAAATAAAAAAGGTAACATCAGGTTCTACTCCAGAGATTGCTGATTTGGTAGATAATGTGTATAATGCAGTTCTTATTAACGGAACACATAAAGCACCTTCTATAAAAGTAGCTGAAGCTTCAAAGATTATTGAAAACTCTCAACGTGACGTTAATATTGCGTTTATGAATGAGTTGGCTAAGATTTTCAATGCAATGGGTATCGATACAAGAGATGTAATAGATGCTGCTGCTTCTAAGTGGAATTTTATTAAGTTGAATCCTGGTTTAGTTGGTGGTCATTGTATCAGTGTAGATCCTTATTATCTCATTCAAAAGGCACAGGTCTATGGAGTTTTGCCACGTATTATGTCTGCTGCACGTAGATTGAATGATGGTATGGGAGATTACGTTGCAAATCAGACAATCAAGATGATGAATAAGAAGGGTGCACTCGTCAAGGATTCTAATATCTTGATACTTGGTATCACCTTTAAGGAAAATTGTCCTGATGTACGTAATACTAAGGTTGTTGATATCTATTCTACATTGTCGGAATACACTTCAAATATTACGGTCTTAGACCCATGGGCTAATGTTGAAAGAGTGAAGAAAGAATATGGGATTGATGCTGTCGCGTCTTTGCCTAAGGATAAGAAATATGATGCGATTATTCTTGCCGTTTCTCATAAGCAGTTTGCTGATACAGACTGGAGAGAGAAATTAAATGAGAATGGTGTTATTTATGATGTCAAAGGCTTCTTAAATAGAGATATTGTTGATGGACGACTATAA